A window of Misgurnus anguillicaudatus chromosome 3, ASM2758022v2, whole genome shotgun sequence genomic DNA:
tatttgtgaaatgtaatgtgttttaaTTACCTTGGAAATAGCCGTTTTCATCTTCATACAccacgggtccccttacatggaagttggtGTCATGTTTCTATAGTAGCTCTTAAATGGACAAACTACATTGTCTTAGATGATGACAAGTTCTGTGGCGGCTACtatatgcgttttgaaattgaggggtgagctgtttgTTGCACTAGATGGCACcaaaatttacacacaccacctttaatgcACAGCAAGCAGTTAACTATTTCTAACTTAACTAATAGAACTTTTACGTAGGTATACTACTCAATCTACACATACTCATGCAAATGTAATACAAAATCTACCATAAAGCTAAACGGTGTTAGTTATATCTTTTATGTACAATTATACTGCTGTTCTGACATTTGGctgttattttttaacaaagtcTCTCTCATAGTTTAGGTCGCTTTGAACATGTTTCTTCTGATGAGTCTTAAAAGGTCCTACATTAGCgaatctctctccacagatggagcagacgtaaggtttctctccagtgtgaactctcagATGGATTCTCAGGAGAACCGCTTGAGTAAACGTCTTCTCACACAGAAAGCACTTGTAAGGTCTTTCTCCTGTATGTGTTCTCCGGTGTGACACTAAACCGTAATGTCGCTTGAATCTCTTTCCACAAACACTGCAcggataaggtttctctccagtgtgaactctctgatgctCTTTAAAAGTACTTGGATCAGCAAATCCCTTTCCACATTGAGAGCAGaggtaaggtttctctccagtgtgaatcctcTCGTGACATATCAGATGACATTTATAACGGAAACgtttatcacagtgtgaacattGATAGTGTTTCTCTTCAGAGTGTGTTTTTTGGTGTGACTTTAGACAACCTGAATCCCTAAAAGCTTTGTCACATTGATtgcactgatacggtctctcGTTGGTGTGTAAAAACACGTGTTTCTTACGATAGGCTTTTTGGCTGAAACTCatctcacagtgaggacacttGTACGGTTTTTCTCCCGTGTGAATTCTCTCATGACCAATAAGAGTATCCCTGGTTCTGAAACTCATGTCACATTTACTGCACTGGAACGGTCTTTCACCGCTGTGTGTCATCATGTGAACTTTTAGACTAGTAGAGGAGAGATAACCTTTACCACACTGCTCACAGTGCTTCTTTACTCTGTGCACTTTTGAATGAAGTCTCAGCTCTCTTAGAGTAGTAAAGGTCAACTCACATCTCCTGCAGGTGAAAAGTTTCTgatctgtgtgttttctctcatgtttCTCTAAGCTGAATGTCGGTGTTTCCtcactgtgtgtcctcatgtgaacTTTCAGTTTAGAAAGAGAGGTATAAACTTTATCACACTGTTCACAATGATACTCCCGCTTCTTCTTCACTCTGTGCACTTTTGAATGATGACGTTTATGTTCTTGTAAGTTAGTAAAGTTAATCTCACATTTCCTGCaggtgaagagtttctgttcggtgtgttttctctcatgtgtCTCTAAACgtctctgtgagctgaatgtctttccacaggtgatgcaggaaaaAGATTGTGCCGTCTGTTGCTCCTTTGATGTTCTGGATGATTCTCCATCAGAACATGATTCACTTTTCTCATCTGAAGGAAACATATtaatataaacacaaaagatgaAATGTTTCAACAGTTTACCGATTACATCAAAtaataaagcattttttaaagatgtaaagtCTTTTGTGTTGCCAGAGTGCGCATGTTAAGACCTCAACATAGGTCGAAttaaatttattataacatgttaaaatagcAACTCTGTAagggcaaaaatgtgctgttttcgggtgtgtcctttaaaatgcaaatgaactgatgaaatgcaaacactgatcgccataatggtggtttgttgaaattgaagtAGTCAatcttttttttctctctctctctctttctctttgctCTAAATGTCAGcgctgtggttggataatgcagattagGGGGTGATATTATTGTAATAAGACTCGCTACCTACTTCATAATGGGGCCAAATCTGAATGACAGTGACAATTCGTAGTTTAATATACGTGTTGGACTACATCTCCGTGTCACACTCCTCATTAGGTGTAGCCAATGGAAGCTGTGACTTGAATTAACAAACCCTGCCGCAGCTCTTCTATGAGTAACAGCCGAGTAACACAaagttacagctcttctctggacaaacactcCAATATCCTAACCAGATTAACTGATTGCATGGTGACAAAGATATGATTGCCGTGAGGTGCAGATGATGAGCAAactgatcacgcattccgtgATCTTTGCTTTCACGGAGAGCACAGCTCATGGTTGCGTAGCAACAGAAAACGCGCAACCTATCgtgcacttttgaaagaacaaagaaCCGACTCGTGTTTAACACACGTTTACGACAAAACATGAAAAACGGCCCCTTGAACacttacatcaataatcaaacaatAATTCTGCGTGTCGCAAATGGCCCGTCAAATCAtctagaccagtggttttcaaactgggggtcgAGCCCCGGGGGGGCCCGCAAGATGgcaattctgtgtaattaaacctaaaaaaataaggctactaaccaaaagcactacttttttggaatatttaatgattttaatgttaagcagctgcgcttctctctgtctcacgtgcacagGCTCTtcatctgtccaaagtctaaacataaactaaagtagtaatcctcacgtatttgttcagttttaagcatttcatgcgagctgaggcaaactattaaaatataacccgccgCATCTTGTCGGCTCTCTcacgcacgtgcagagagctgggctctgtccgaagtcagatcactaggtagtaatcctgtttatgatatgcatttcaaggagttgtagcaatacatccctcgtgcttaaaatataaatcgcattccgctggaccgatgtttttaaaggcacttccgagaggtttattttcccccgcttggcaagccgacggGACGTGACATGGGGACGTGGCATGGGgacgtggcagcatcgacgatacCATTTTTCAATTTGAAGTTTGAGGTTGTGACTTCATTTCGaccgatttcgatttaaaactaaaatcgtgacacccttatgTATTAGTGGTCGACCGATATATTGccgatttatcggccgatatctGGACATTTTTTATTATCGGCATTGACTGATAAATCTTTCCATTTGAACGATAGATTCAAATGAAAAAAGTAAAAGATTACACCAAAGACGACACCAAAGCATCGCAAGAGCAACCTGAGAGCAAACTGCTTCATATGCTTTTAAATCACTCCCACAGAAGTCCTGTGCTACACTGCAACCCATGTGGCATTGCACAAAGTCAAACACACAGCCAGCCTCTAGACATGGGATGGGCAACTGGCGGCCGAAGGGCCGCACACGGCCCGGGGTAAATTCTAATATGGCCTGCAGGACCATATTAGACTTaatcaaatacttttaaaatgatgatttttgtaTTAGGAAGTAAATTTTCCCAACCAGGAGAACCCCGGATCCTCACAGTAAGCATAGTCCCGTGTTTGGGCTTATGTGAAGAAGAGAAATGCTTGTCCACTGAAAATAAAGTTATGATGTAGAATTAGCATAATTGCTAAGTTTTATAGTTAAAATCTTTAAAGTCAGGTTAATTGTATATTGTGgtttcttaataaaggaaattaAGAATGATGTAAATTGTGCGTGTGGTTCTGGCCTCCCTGGTATAAAGGAGAAAAATGCTGGCCCTCGACATTAtcaaagttgcccatccctgctctAGACAGTGACATAACTATTCTTCATCATTCCTTTCTTAACgtgtcattttgttttgtgcaAGCAACAAAGTCTCACTCAAACAGTTCCATCAGGTCTTATATCTGCAGCCCGGCTGGTAACCTCAACTGGTGACAAGAAACTGAAACAAGTTTACCTCACAAACGGTAACAAATCTCACGATAAACTCTTCCGCAGATATGTGCGTTGCTGTCGTTAACTTATAAACAAGACGCTGTTTTCCCCGCACTCAATAAACAGCgtcacccaaagcacagcaaaaaacTGTGCGCGTGGGTGTGAGGAAAAGAAATTATTCTGTTTTGATGCTACATATCaaggtcaagacaatctcctgaactccaaactgaatgtcagaatgggaaagaaaggtgatttaattttgagcgtggcatgattgttggtgccagacgggctggtctgagtatttcacgatctgctcagttactgggattttcacgcacaaccatttctagcgTTTACAAAGAattgtgtgaaaagggaaaaacatccagtatgggTCAGTCCTGTGggggtcagaggagaatggaccgactgattcaagctgatagaagagcaactttgactgaaataacgttacaaccgaggtatgcagcaaagcatttgtgaagccacaacacgcacaacatTGAGGTGGAGgggctacaacagcaaaagACCCCACCACTcgtctccactacaaataggaaaaagaggctacaatttgcatgagctcaccaaaattggacagttgaagactggaaaataTGGCCTGGTCTGacgagtctcaatttctgttgagacattcagatggtagagtcagaatttggcgtaaacagaatgagaacatggatccatcatgccttactaccactgtgcaggctggtggtggtggtgtaatggtgtgggggatgttttcttggcacactttaggccccttagtgccaattgggcatcgtttaaatgccacggcctacctgagcatgagttcactgtactaaaatggcgcCAACactcaccagatctcaacccaaaagagcatctttgggatgtggtggaacgggagctttgtgccctggatgtatAAACGGTTTGCATGCGCGGCCCCTTTAAGCCTGTGCccgtcccctttaagaccatgCGCGTCCCCTTTAAGACTGTGCGCGTCCCCTTTAAGACCGTGTGCGTCATGAAGAGACTCAGATGAATGTGAGGGGAACTGTAAGGAAGTGCTACGAGACGTTTCAAGTTCAAGTGTGTGCGTACATCAAAgaaaaccacacacacaaacccctCCTTTCTTCAGTAAATTTTAATCAGTATCTGAATGGTGCTTGACTCAATTCTTGGACTCTAATTGGTCAACCAGAATAAAGTGTACCTATTCAACAGTCCTTAAGTCAGTTTAATTTTCCAATCTAAcactggatgtgcatcccacacaCCTCCATCAACTATCAATCTCCACCaactatcctatcaatatgggccaacatttctaaagaatgctttcagcaccttgttgaatcaatgccacgtagaattaaggcagttctgaaggtaaaaggggtcaaacacagtataagtatggtgtttataataatcctttaggtaagtgtgTGTATacacagtgaggaaaataagtatttgaacaccctgctattttgcaaattttcccacttagaaatcatggagtggtctgaaattgtcatcgtaggtgcatgtctattgtgagagacataatctaaaaaaaaatccagaacccaaatcacaatgtatgattttactatttatttgtatgatacagctgcaaataagtatttgaacacctgagaaaatcaatgttaatatttgatacagtagcctttgtttgaggtcaaacgtttcctgtactTTTCACCatgtttgcacacactgcaggagggattttggcccactcctatACACAGATCTTCtatagatcagtcaggtttctggcctgtcgctgggAAACACGGAGTTTGAGATCCCTCCAAAGGTtatctattgggtttaggtctggagactgtcTAGGCCACGCTAGAACCTTGATATACTTCTTACacagccactccttggttatcctggctgtgtgcttcgggtcattgtcatgttggaagactcagcctcgacccatcttcaatgttCTAACTGaaggaaggaggttgttccccaaaatctcacaatacatagccccggtcatcctctccttaatacagtgcagtcaccctgtcccatgtgcagaaaaacccccaaagcatgatgctaccacccccatgctccACAGTAGgaatggtgttcttgggatggtactcatcattcttctgtctccaaacacatttagtggaattatgaccaaaaagttctatttttgTCTCATCTGAAACCATGACTCCTCTGGGATCATCCAAATgatcattggcaaacttaagacgggcctggacatgtgctggtttaagcaggggaaccttccgtgccatgcatgatttcaaaccataaattaccaacagtaaccttggaaacggtggtccgagctcttttcaggtcattgaccagctcctcccatgtagttctggtagggctgtgcaaaaaatcgACTGCAATTatcatgcgtgtttcatcagtaaagccagttccgtgattagaagtaaatcgccatcagctgctttcagatggagcagcatttattACACAGACCCACAGCTCACCGAGAAGCCAGGCAAAATCGCCTAGACAATCGGAATCGATTTTCCTCGATTATGAACCCAATTTTGTCTAGCTTCTTGGTGAACTACGGGTCTGTGtaataaatgccgctccatctgaaagcagctgatggcgatttaatactaatcaccgaaccggctttactgatgacaCGCGCATGATAATCGCAGTcgattttttgcacagccctaagttctgggctgatttctgaCCTTTCTTATGATCATtaagaccccacgaggtgagtttgtgcatggagccccagttcGAGGGAGACTAACAGTCATGTTCAGCTTCTTCCAtattctaatgattgctccaacagtggacattttttcaccaagctgcttggcaatttccccgtagctcTTTCCAGCCTTGtagaggtgtacaattttgtctctagtgcctttggacagctctttggtcttggtcatgttagtagttggattcttactgattgtatggggtggacaggtgtctttatgcatctaatttaggataataaatggagtggaggtggacagtttaaaggcagactaacaggtctttgagggtcagaattctagctgatagacaagTGTTCacatacttatttgcagctgtatcatacaaagaaatagttttaaaaaaatcatacattgtgatttcagtatttttttaatattatgtcTCACAGTGGACACGCACCtatgatgacaatttcagaccc
This region includes:
- the LOC129445335 gene encoding uncharacterized protein isoform X2, which encodes MNGSEIVLMMDVMCCKSVGTDLSMLDIDDFITEISQLKKEVALLETKLRLRGDEGLKREDSELSLTLLCYTESKHTDAQDTTVCDSNQDLQDDESTDQTSTESLDSVCNAGEQQQILQTKLKMCSVKLTDCSNLMMEIKTEPTEEEDHTEEEEEYVEDDDDDDFIPSDEKSESCSDGESSRTSKEQQTAQSFSCITCGKTFSSQRRLETHERKHTEQKLFTCRKCEINFTNLQEHKRHHSKVHRVKKKREYHCEQCDKVYTSLSKLKVHMRTHSEETPTFSLEKHERKHTDQKLFTCRRCELTFTTLRELRLHSKVHRVKKHCEQCGKGYLSSTSLKVHMMTHSGERPFQCSKCDMSFRTRDTLIGHERIHTGEKPYKCPHCEMSFSQKAYRKKHVFLHTNERPYQCNQCDKAFRDSGCLKSHQKTHSEEKHYQCSHCDKRFRYKCHLICHERIHTGEKPYLCSQCGKGFADPSTFKEHQRVHTGEKPYPCSVCGKRFKRHYGLVSHRRTHTGERPYKCFLCEKTFTQAVLLRIHLRVHTGEKPYVCSICGERFANVGPFKTHQKKHVQSDLNYERDFVKK
- the LOC129445335 gene encoding uncharacterized protein isoform X1; translated protein: MNGSEIVLMMDVMCCKSVGTDLSMLDIDDFITEISQLKKEVALLETKLRLRGDEGLKREDVDVVCCESSTQDSELSLTLLCYTESKHTDAQDTTVCDSNQDLQDDESTDQTSTESLDSVCNAGEQQQILQTKLKMCSVKLTDCSNLMMEIKTEPTEEEDHTEEEEEYVEDDDDDDFIPSDEKSESCSDGESSRTSKEQQTAQSFSCITCGKTFSSQRRLETHERKHTEQKLFTCRKCEINFTNLQEHKRHHSKVHRVKKKREYHCEQCDKVYTSLSKLKVHMRTHSEETPTFSLEKHERKHTDQKLFTCRRCELTFTTLRELRLHSKVHRVKKHCEQCGKGYLSSTSLKVHMMTHSGERPFQCSKCDMSFRTRDTLIGHERIHTGEKPYKCPHCEMSFSQKAYRKKHVFLHTNERPYQCNQCDKAFRDSGCLKSHQKTHSEEKHYQCSHCDKRFRYKCHLICHERIHTGEKPYLCSQCGKGFADPSTFKEHQRVHTGEKPYPCSVCGKRFKRHYGLVSHRRTHTGERPYKCFLCEKTFTQAVLLRIHLRVHTGEKPYVCSICGERFANVGPFKTHQKKHVQSDLNYERDFVKK